GGGCATCCGATATCGATCTCGTTCAGGTGCACGGGTTTGGCTTCCCTCGCACAAAGGGTGGGCCGATGCACCATGCCACCAGCCGCGGTCGGCCCGACTGATCGATCGAAGCGGACAGGCCAGACCTGAACCTGACGGATGCACAGCGATCCGGACGATTTACTTGCAGTCTGTCGGCGACCGACCGGAAGGCCATGGCGGTCGTCGCAACATGGAAAAAAACCCGGCGCAGTAGGCATGCCGAACTCTGGGTCCTAGTCCTGGCGCGGTAGAGCAAGCGGCGCGGACGCACCCTTGACAGCCAAATCAATCTTGCCCACTGTCCACAGCTATATGATTAGAGCCAATGGGGACGGGCGGCGAATGTCAGATTGCATCGCCATGTCGGACTGGATTCCTGCAGACAATCTGTCGGGCCAGGTGCGGCATTTCCTTCTGCAGGAATTGACGGCCGGCCGCCTCAAACACGGGGACCGGATCAACGAAGCCGATCTCGCGCGCCGTCTCGGCATCAGTCGCAATCCGATCCGCGAGGCGATATCCGCATTGGCCCAGAGCGGGCTTTTGGTTGCCATGCCGCGTCGTGGCGCCTTTCTGCGCAGCTTCACCATCGAGGACGTGGACGACATCTTCTCCTTTCGTGTCTGCCTTGAATGCTTTGCCGCCCGCCAGGCCGTGGAGCGGCTGACGCCGGCCGACTGCGACGCCTTCGACAGCCTGATCACGCAGATGGAAGAGGCTGCCGGGCGAAACGACCGGGTGGCCGTCCAGCAGCTCGATCTGAGGTTCCACCGGCGCCTTTGCGAGCTGTCTGGGAACCGGCAGACATTGCGCGCCTACGACATGCTCCGCACCGAACTGCAGATGCTGATCGCGGCCGTCGACATGGCCTCCGGCTCGCTGCAGGACTCTGTTCTGTCGCACGTGCCCATCGCAAAGGCGGTGCGGGCGGGCAAGGCGGATGTCCTCGTGGCGGCGATCGAAACGCACATAGCCTGGCCGTGGCAGCTTGCCCGGCAGCACTATGCCGCCATTCCCGAAAACCCGCTCCAGGAGCATTGCAATGCGTGACGATACAGGGCCCGAACAGGCGTCGGCCGGCATGGCCTATCTGGACGGGCGCTATATGCCCGTGGCGCACGCCGCGATCCCGGTGACCGATTATGGCTACCGGCGGTCGGACGTCACCTACGACGTGGTCGGCGTGTGGGGCGGCAACTTCTTCCGCCTCGACGATCACATCCATCGCTTCCGCGCCTCCATGAACGCCCTTCGGCTACGGCCGAAGGAGACGGATGACGAGATCGCCGACATCCTCCATCGTCTGGTGGCAACGACCGGGCTGCGCAACGCCTATGTTGCGATGGACTGCCTGCGGGGTCGGCCCGAGCCGGGGCTGCCACGGCATCCGGCCAATTGCCGCAACTACCTGTCCTGTTACGCGGTGCCCTGGATGTCGCTTGCCAATGAAGAGCAGATCGAGAAGGGCCTGCACCTGATCATCCCGGAGCATCTGCGCCGTATCCCGCCGGAGAGCGTAGAGCCGACGGTGAAGAACTTCCATTGGGGCGACCTGACCGCCGCCCTGTTCCAGGCGCACGACCGGGGCGCCGACACCGCAGCCCTCCTCGACAGCCATGGCAACGTGACGGAAGGGCCCGGCTGCAACGTCTTCAGCGTCACCAATGGTGTCGTCTCGACACCCGACCGTGGTGGCCTCGACGGCATAACCCGGTTGTCCGTCCTCGAACTCTGTGCCGAACTCGGCATCCCTTGCGAGGTGCGGCCGGTGTCCGCCGAAGAGCTGCGCGATGCGGACGAGGCCTTCACCTCCACCACGGCCGGCGGCATCATGCCCGTTTCCCGCGTCGACGAGCGGATCATGGGCAATGGCCGCCCCGGGCCCGTGTCGCGCCGGCTTTACGAGGCGTTCTGGCGCAAGCGCTCCGAGGGCTGGCACGCCACGCCCGTCAGATACGAAGCCGCCCTGGAACACGCCTGAGCCGTCCCCGCCTCAGGACGATGACGAGCACGCCACCAATGGCCAGGGCTGCTCCGACGGTGAATTGCAGCGTTGGCCGATCTCCGGCGAGGGCGATGCCCATGGCGACGGTCATCAGCGGCATCAACAGCGTCAAGGGTACGACGGTGTTGGCATCGTAGGTCTGCAGCAGCCTGAAATAGGCCGTATGGGCGAAGATGGTGACGCCAACGGCGGAAAAGACCAGACATGCGGCAAGCAGCGGCAGCGACACTTCCATCCGCGCCACGCCATCCCGCTCGAGCGCGAGCGACATGATGGCCAGGACCGGAAATGACAGCGCGTTGACCCAGGCCTGAAGCCGCAGCGGCGCCATACGGGGCAATGTCTTGACCAGGATGGAGCCGATCGCAAGCGCCGCGGCCGCTATGAACACCAGAAGCAGCCCCCAGGAAACGGCAAGCTGCTGCGGGTTCCACATGACGATGACGATGCCGCAAAGCGACAGGACGATCCCCACCGTCCTCTTGATGGTCGGCCGCTCGCCCAGCCACAGGACGGACAGGATCGCCGCCATGGGAATGGCCGTCTGCAGCACGATGGCGGCGGCCGATGGCGTGGCCGTGCGGAACCCCAGGAACAGAAAGCCGAAATGCACGGCACCGAGGCAAAGCCCCGCCGCCGCAGTCCGCAAAAGCAGGGGCGGCAGCGGCCACAGAAGCCGCGCCAGAAGCAGCGTGACGAGGCCCAGTCGAAGCGCCGCATAGAGAAGTGGCGGCACCCCCATCCCACCGATGAGGATGACGCCGATGATGTTGTTGCATGCCCATAGGAAGCAGACCGCCACCATCCGGGCAAAATCGCGTGGCGACATGATAGAGGTTCAGCCGACCGTCGTGCGCAGCTTGCTCGTGGTCACATCGTCGACCGCCAGCGTGCCCGTGTCCGCGCCGCCGGTGACGGCCACTCCGTAGACATCATGAGCGCGCGCGACCGTCAGCATGCCCTCGCGGACATCCTGCAGAACCAGGGCAGGGTCCCGAGCCGTCGGGGCGCCGTAGCCCCCGCCGCCCGCCGAGTAGGAGACGACCCGCTCGCCCGGCTGCAGGGTAACGGCATGGCATCCCGGCAGCTTGGTCAGGCTGCCGTCGAGCGCACGCTTGTAGGCCTGCGACAGGCCGCCTGCCCCACCGCCGACGGCGCCCGCGGCAGGATTGATCGTGCCGTCTGCCGTGTAGATCACCGTCATGGTGCAATCGTCTATGGGGCCGAACTCGGCCCGTATGGAGGGCGAGCCGCGAAAGGCGCCCGCGCCCTCCGTGTCCGCGACAAGGCGCCGCTCCTCCACGTAAAGCGGATGGTGAAGCTCATCCACCTCGATGCTGTCCTGACGGCACAGGCCGGCATTGCCGCTGTGGATGATCGTCATGAAACCGTCCGTGCGGGGGGTTCCCGCGCCGCCCGTCACGCCAAGGAAGACCTGATTGACAAAGCTTTCTCCGCTTCGCGGATCGACGCCGGAGATGACGCCCATGGCCGGCGGCATGATCGGCCCGGTCTCGGCCATGCCGAAGCCCGGGGCGATCTCGGCGACGCAGCGCTGGACGGCGGTCGAAACGCGGTCGGCAAGATTGGTGGTGGCGACCGAGCACGAGAACGGATGCCGCGGAATGCCCACGACGCAGTTCTCGCGCAGGCGGATATCGATCCGCCGGAAGCTGCCGTCATTGGCCGGCACGCTATGATCCATGATCCCGTTGTAGATGCCGATCATCGCGGCGGTCCGCGAGCATCCCTCCGACAGGTTCAGACCGCAGGGCTGGCAGTCCATGTTGTCGGTCAGGTCGATCGTGATCCGGCCACTGTCGGCATCCACCTCCACGGTGACGGTGATGGGGATGCCGTTCGGCACGCCGGGAAACGGATCGTGCGCCGAGGCGATCGACGCCCTGCCGGACGGCAGGCGCCTGATGGCCTGGACCATCTTGTCCTCGGAATAGTCGAACCAGGATTGGGCGTACTCCTCCAGCGCATCCCAGCCAAGCTCCGCACCGAGTTCCAAAAGCTCCCGCTCGCCGATACGCACCGCGCCCAGCGTGGCAAGGTAGTCGCCCCACCACTGCTCCGACACCCGGATACGCGCGCGGCACATCCGCACCAGATCCTGATTGTCCGTGTAGTCGGACTGAATCTTGGCTGCCGAGAAGATCAGCGCGCCCTCTTCGAACACATCGGATGCGTCGCCCATATAGGTGGTGGGCTTGGAGTTGCCGCAATCGGCCTGATGCGCCTTGGCCAGAACGAAGAAACGCACCGTCCCGCCATCGTCCACCACCGGAACGATGAGGCAGTGGTCGGCCGCGTGGGAGTTGCCTTCATAGGGGCTGTTGTGCAGGAAGCAGTCGCCCTGCCTGAGCACCGGGTGATAGGCCTTCACCGCCTGGCACATCAGATCCGGCCCAATCAGCGTGTGGATGGGCAGGCTCTCGGCCGATGCAAGAAGTCGGCAATCCGCCGTCAGGATGACGCAGGAAAAGTCGTGCGCCGTGTTCAGGACGCCCGAGCGGGCCGTCCGGAACAGAGTGTTCTGCATCTTGCGGGCGATGCTTTCCATGCGATTGGACACGATGGCCATACGCACGCCCGAAGACGATGCCTTGCTGTCCATCTGTGCCGATTTTGCCAATGCGCTCATCGCCTTGCCTCCGCGTTGTCCCGCAGCGTCCGCGTGCGTGTCCAGTCGATATCGAGTGTGTCGTCGTCGGCAGAGCCCGTCGTGGCGACGCCATAGACGCTCTCTGCCCGCTCGGCCGAAATCCAGCGCTCTTTCAGGTCGTGCAGGACGCGGGCCGGATCGCGCGACAGAGGATCACCGTATCCGCCGCCGCCGGCCGAATAGGAGACGATGGTTTCACCCGTTTCCAGAACGGCGCCATAGCAGGCCGGCAGGGTCGTGATCCCGCCGTCCCGGCAGCGCTTGCCGGCCTTCACATTGCTGCCCGCGCCGCCGCCGCGGGCGCCCAGTGCCGGTGCGATGGTTCCATCGGCGGTGTAAAGCACCTTGAGCGTGCAGCCCGGGATGGGTCCGAACTCGGCCCGCATCGACGGGGCGCCACGGAAGGTGCCCGGCCCTTCGCTGTCGGTCACGATCATCCGGCCGGTGATCTCGATCGGATGGTGAAGCTCGTCGACCTCGATGCAGTCGAGATGGCACATGCCCGCATTGCCGACATGGATGATCGACAGGAAGCCGTCCGTGACGGGCGTTCCGGCCCCGCCGGAAATGCCGATATGCACCTGATTGACGAAGGGCTCGTCGTCATGGCGCGGATCGGTGCCGGAGATGACACCCATGGCCGGCGGCATGATCGGGCCCGTCTCGGCCTGTCCGAAGCCGGGAGCGATCTCGGCGATGGCGCGCTGGATCGGGTTGGCGACGCGGTCGGCCAGGTTCGTCGTGGCCACCGAGCAGGATGCCGGGTGCCGGGGTATGCCGACTGCACAATTTTCCCGCAACTGCACTTCGATGCGCCGGAAGCTGCCGGCGTTTACCGGCACGGTATGGTCGACCAATCCGTTGTAGATGGCCACCATCGCCGCGCTCATGGCCGTGCCCTCCGTCAGGTTGAGGCCGCAGGGCTGGCAGTCCGGGTTGTCGCGCAGGTCGACGCGGATCATCGCGGCCTCGCGGTCCACCTCGACGGTCGCCTTGACGGGGATGCCGTCCGGTACGCCTGGGAACGGATCGTGCCCCGACGTCACGACGGTGCGTCCGCCCGGCAGGCGTGCGATCGCATCGACCATCTTGCGTTCGGAATAGTCGAACCAGGATTCGGCATAGGCCTCCAGCACGTCCCAGCCGAAGCTCTGGCCCAGCTCCAGCATCTCACGCTCGCCGATCCGGACCGAGCCGAGGGTGGCCAGGTAGTCGCCCCACCACTGTTCCGGCACGCGAATGCGCGCCCGGCACATGCGGATGAGATCCTCGTTGTCGCGGTAGTCCGTCTGGATCCGCGCCGCCGAAAAGATGAGCGCGCCCTCCTCGAAGACATCCGCCACATCGCCGACATAGGTCGTTGGCTTGGAATTCCCGCAATCGGCCTGATGCGCCTTGGCCAGCACGAAGAAGCGCAGCACGCCGTCGTCATCGACGACCGGCACGATCAGGCAATGGTCGGCGGCGTGGGAATTGCCTTCATAGGGACTGTTGTGGAGGAAACAGTCTCCACGCCTCAGGTCCGGGTGATAGTGCTTGACGGTACGGCACATGATGTCCGGGCCGGATAGCGTATGACTGGGCAGGCTTTCGGCCGCCGCCAGAAGCCTGCAATCCGCAGTCAGGATCACGCAGGAGAAGTCATGCGCCGTGTTCAGGATGCCCGAGCGGGCAGTCCGGAACAGGGTATTCTGCATCTTGCGGGCAATGCTGTCGAGGCGGCTGGCCAGGATCGCCGTCTTGACGCCGTCGGTCCGCTGCCGTGTCTGGTATGTATCCATGTCCATGCCCTCCTAGAAGGTGATCCGAAGGCCGCCGCCCTCGGTCCGCCGCGCCTGGGTATCGGGATCGACGACGACCGTGGTGAACGAGGATTCGATGATGGCCGGACCATTGACGAGAACGTCCGATTCCATGGCCTCGAAGCGGACCACCTCGGCGTCCGTCCAGCCCGTCTGGCTGAAATAGACCGGGCGTTGGGGCTGGCCCGACAGGCCGGGGCGTGTGGGAAGCTGGCCCGTGCCGCCGCTGCGAATCCGGCACTTCACCTTGGCGCGCCAGGTGACGAACTCGATCTCCGAATGCGGATCGGAAATCTCGAAGATCGTCATATGCGTCCGGTGGAACGCGTCCTTCAGCGCCGATAGTTCCGCTTCGTCGGTGATGCGGCTGCCGGCCAGCGGCACCTCGATCTCCCAGATCTGGTGGATGTAGCGCGCCTCCACGAAATACTCGATCTCGACGTCCAGGGCGTCGGCGCCCGGCCCGTCGGCGAATGCACGGCACTTCTGCTCGAGTTCGGCCAGCACCCCGTTGACGGCCTCGAAGGCAAAACGCTTGCTGGTCGTGTATTGCATGCGCGCGTAATCGGACGAGATCTCCGACATCAGCGCGCCTGCGGCCGACAGGACTGAGCCGGCCTCGGGAATGAGGACACCGGCGCAACCGAGCCGCCGGCCGACTGCAACGGCGTTGAGCCCGGCCGCTCCGCCACCGCCGATCAGAACCGCCGTAGACGGATCGATCCCCTGGTTGACGGTGATTTCGTCGATCGCGCCCACCATCTTCTCGGTGGCCAGTGTCAGCACCGCGGAGGCGGCCTCCTCCACGCTCAGCCCCAGCTTGTCGGCAACCTTGTCGCGTAGCGCGGCGCGCGCGGCCTCGCGGTCCAGCACCATCGTGCCGCCCAAAAAGAAGTGCGGGTCGATATAGCCGAGGATGATGGAGCAGTCCGTGACGGTCGGCTCCGTACCGCCCTTGCCATAGGCCACGGGACCGGGGGTCGAGCCCGCGCTGCGCGGGCCGACACGCAGCAGGCCCCCCTCGTCCACCCAGGCGATGGACCCTCCGCCGGCGCCGATGCTTTTCACGTCGACCGAGGGAAAGCCGGTCATGTGTCCACGGAAACGCTGGCCGATCCAGGTTTCGCGCGTCCACGGAATACGGCCGTCGCGCACCAGGCTCACATCGTAGGTGGTGCCGCCCGTATCGGCGACTATGGCGGGCGCGCCGTCGAAGTCGCGGCTGGAATAGAAGCGCCCGGCGACCGGCGCCATCGCAGGCCCCGAGTTGATCGAATGGATGGGCGCACGGGCCACGGCTTCGGCGTCCATGATGCCGCCGCCCGAGGTCACCATCAGTGTCCGGCCGCTGAAGCCGGCGTCCCGCAGCCGGCGGGTCAGACTGTCCAGATAATCGAACATCAGCGGCTTCAGCGATGCGTCGATGACCGTGGCCGAGGCGCGCCGATACTCGCGCAGGGTCGGGTTGAGGGCATGGGACAGTGTGAAGGGAACACCCGGAAAATGCTCTTCCAGAAGCTCGCCGACCCGCTTCTCATGCGCGTCATTGACGATGGACCAGAGCAGGCACACCCCGACGGCTTCCACCTTCAGCGCCTTCAGCTTTTCGATGATGGCGATGACGGCCGCCTCGTCCAGTTCCTTGCGGACCGCACCGTCCGCCGCGATGCGCCCGGGAACCTCGAAGGTCAG
This genomic window from Aureimonas sp. OT7 contains:
- a CDS encoding GntR family transcriptional regulator, whose product is MSDCIAMSDWIPADNLSGQVRHFLLQELTAGRLKHGDRINEADLARRLGISRNPIREAISALAQSGLLVAMPRRGAFLRSFTIEDVDDIFSFRVCLECFAARQAVERLTPADCDAFDSLITQMEEAAGRNDRVAVQQLDLRFHRRLCELSGNRQTLRAYDMLRTELQMLIAAVDMASGSLQDSVLSHVPIAKAVRAGKADVLVAAIETHIAWPWQLARQHYAAIPENPLQEHCNA
- a CDS encoding aminotransferase class IV, whose amino-acid sequence is MRDDTGPEQASAGMAYLDGRYMPVAHAAIPVTDYGYRRSDVTYDVVGVWGGNFFRLDDHIHRFRASMNALRLRPKETDDEIADILHRLVATTGLRNAYVAMDCLRGRPEPGLPRHPANCRNYLSCYAVPWMSLANEEQIEKGLHLIIPEHLRRIPPESVEPTVKNFHWGDLTAALFQAHDRGADTAALLDSHGNVTEGPGCNVFSVTNGVVSTPDRGGLDGITRLSVLELCAELGIPCEVRPVSAEELRDADEAFTSTTAGGIMPVSRVDERIMGNGRPGPVSRRLYEAFWRKRSEGWHATPVRYEAALEHA
- a CDS encoding DMT family transporter — protein: MSPRDFARMVAVCFLWACNNIIGVILIGGMGVPPLLYAALRLGLVTLLLARLLWPLPPLLLRTAAAGLCLGAVHFGFLFLGFRTATPSAAAIVLQTAIPMAAILSVLWLGERPTIKRTVGIVLSLCGIVIVMWNPQQLAVSWGLLLVFIAAAALAIGSILVKTLPRMAPLRLQAWVNALSFPVLAIMSLALERDGVARMEVSLPLLAACLVFSAVGVTIFAHTAYFRLLQTYDANTVVPLTLLMPLMTVAMGIALAGDRPTLQFTVGAALAIGGVLVIVLRRGRLRRVPGRLRI
- a CDS encoding hydantoinase B/oxoprolinase family protein, translated to MSALAKSAQMDSKASSSGVRMAIVSNRMESIARKMQNTLFRTARSGVLNTAHDFSCVILTADCRLLASAESLPIHTLIGPDLMCQAVKAYHPVLRQGDCFLHNSPYEGNSHAADHCLIVPVVDDGGTVRFFVLAKAHQADCGNSKPTTYMGDASDVFEEGALIFSAAKIQSDYTDNQDLVRMCRARIRVSEQWWGDYLATLGAVRIGERELLELGAELGWDALEEYAQSWFDYSEDKMVQAIRRLPSGRASIASAHDPFPGVPNGIPITVTVEVDADSGRITIDLTDNMDCQPCGLNLSEGCSRTAAMIGIYNGIMDHSVPANDGSFRRIDIRLRENCVVGIPRHPFSCSVATTNLADRVSTAVQRCVAEIAPGFGMAETGPIMPPAMGVISGVDPRSGESFVNQVFLGVTGGAGTPRTDGFMTIIHSGNAGLCRQDSIEVDELHHPLYVEERRLVADTEGAGAFRGSPSIRAEFGPIDDCTMTVIYTADGTINPAAGAVGGGAGGLSQAYKRALDGSLTKLPGCHAVTLQPGERVVSYSAGGGGYGAPTARDPALVLQDVREGMLTVARAHDVYGVAVTGGADTGTLAVDDVTTSKLRTTVG
- a CDS encoding hydantoinase B/oxoprolinase family protein; the protein is MDMDTYQTRQRTDGVKTAILASRLDSIARKMQNTLFRTARSGILNTAHDFSCVILTADCRLLAAAESLPSHTLSGPDIMCRTVKHYHPDLRRGDCFLHNSPYEGNSHAADHCLIVPVVDDDGVLRFFVLAKAHQADCGNSKPTTYVGDVADVFEEGALIFSAARIQTDYRDNEDLIRMCRARIRVPEQWWGDYLATLGSVRIGEREMLELGQSFGWDVLEAYAESWFDYSERKMVDAIARLPGGRTVVTSGHDPFPGVPDGIPVKATVEVDREAAMIRVDLRDNPDCQPCGLNLTEGTAMSAAMVAIYNGLVDHTVPVNAGSFRRIEVQLRENCAVGIPRHPASCSVATTNLADRVANPIQRAIAEIAPGFGQAETGPIMPPAMGVISGTDPRHDDEPFVNQVHIGISGGAGTPVTDGFLSIIHVGNAGMCHLDCIEVDELHHPIEITGRMIVTDSEGPGTFRGAPSMRAEFGPIPGCTLKVLYTADGTIAPALGARGGGAGSNVKAGKRCRDGGITTLPACYGAVLETGETIVSYSAGGGGYGDPLSRDPARVLHDLKERWISAERAESVYGVATTGSADDDTLDIDWTRTRTLRDNAEARR
- a CDS encoding hydantoinase/oxoprolinase family protein — translated: MRLACDTGGTFTDLVVEDGETIRLFKSSTTPDDPVRGVLNALALAAEDAGENLSTFLGRAEAFIHGTTRAINAILTGNTARTAFLTTEGHPDVLVIREGGRIEPFNFSVSYPEPYVPRRLTFEVPGRIAADGAVRKELDEAAVIAIIEKLKALKVEAVGVCLLWSIVNDAHEKRVGELLEEHFPGVPFTLSHALNPTLREYRRASATVIDASLKPLMFDYLDSLTRRLRDAGFSGRTLMVTSGGGIMDAEAVARAPIHSINSGPAMAPVAGRFYSSRDFDGAPAIVADTGGTTYDVSLVRDGRIPWTRETWIGQRFRGHMTGFPSVDVKSIGAGGGSIAWVDEGGLLRVGPRSAGSTPGPVAYGKGGTEPTVTDCSIILGYIDPHFFLGGTMVLDREAARAALRDKVADKLGLSVEEAASAVLTLATEKMVGAIDEITVNQGIDPSTAVLIGGGGAAGLNAVAVGRRLGCAGVLIPEAGSVLSAAGALMSEISSDYARMQYTTSKRFAFEAVNGVLAELEQKCRAFADGPGADALDVEIEYFVEARYIHQIWEIEVPLAGSRITDEAELSALKDAFHRTHMTIFEISDPHSEIEFVTWRAKVKCRIRSGGTGQLPTRPGLSGQPQRPVYFSQTGWTDAEVVRFEAMESDVLVNGPAIIESSFTTVVVDPDTQARRTEGGGLRITF